One window of Dyadobacter sandarakinus genomic DNA carries:
- a CDS encoding B12-binding domain-containing radical SAM protein has protein sequence MKVKMILPALTEAESPLWRPIKYSLFPPLGLATLAAFLSPDDEIDLQDQHVEQLRLDDEPDLVMIQVYITNAFRAYRIADHYRRKGCYVILGGLHVTSLPEEAMAHADSIFIGPGEDTLPRFLTDFRKGAPQRVYTSDNRTLAGIPPIRRDLIKRHLYLVPNSIVVTRGCPHHCNFCYKDAFFGGGKTFYTQLVDEALAEIDRLPGRHLYFLDDHLLGNTKFAAALFEGMRGMNRVFQGASTVDAILRGNLIEKAADAGLRSLFVGFETFSPQNLKQSNKKQNLEKDYTRAVNRLHSLGIMINGSFVFGLDDDDRDVFKRTVDWGVNHGITTATYHILTPYPGTALYRSMDAEGRILTHDWDRYDTRQVVYQTKILRAEELEAGYWWAYENFYSWKNIAKSSLHHDTVKHIAKHFLYTGGWKKFEPLWNFIIKTGGLNTMLPLLESILSKVKSRENGSIVPPVPENTLAGLVDS, from the coding sequence ATGAAAGTAAAGATGATCCTGCCGGCATTGACCGAAGCCGAAAGCCCGCTCTGGAGACCCATCAAGTACTCGCTTTTTCCGCCGCTGGGCCTGGCGACACTGGCTGCATTCCTGTCGCCCGATGACGAGATCGACCTGCAGGATCAGCATGTGGAGCAGCTGCGCCTGGATGACGAGCCTGACCTTGTGATGATCCAGGTGTATATTACCAATGCATTCAGGGCTTATCGCATCGCTGACCATTACCGCCGGAAGGGTTGCTACGTGATACTCGGAGGCCTGCATGTGACCTCACTGCCTGAGGAGGCGATGGCGCACGCCGACAGTATTTTTATCGGTCCGGGTGAGGACACGCTCCCGCGCTTTCTTACCGATTTCAGGAAAGGTGCTCCGCAGCGGGTGTATACTTCGGATAACCGCACCCTGGCGGGTATTCCGCCGATCCGCCGCGATCTTATCAAGCGGCATCTCTACCTGGTTCCCAATTCCATCGTGGTTACCAGGGGCTGTCCGCACCACTGCAATTTTTGTTATAAAGATGCTTTTTTCGGGGGAGGCAAAACTTTCTATACCCAGCTGGTAGACGAGGCGCTGGCCGAGATCGACCGGCTGCCGGGCCGACATCTGTATTTCCTGGATGATCACCTGCTTGGAAATACAAAGTTTGCAGCGGCGCTTTTTGAAGGGATGCGCGGCATGAACCGGGTTTTTCAGGGGGCGTCAACCGTAGACGCCATTTTGAGGGGAAACCTGATCGAGAAGGCTGCCGATGCAGGGTTACGGAGCTTATTTGTGGGTTTTGAAACCTTTTCACCGCAAAATCTCAAACAAAGCAATAAGAAGCAAAACCTTGAAAAAGATTACACAAGAGCCGTAAACAGGCTGCATTCGCTGGGCATTATGATCAACGGAAGCTTTGTTTTCGGGTTGGATGACGATGACCGCGACGTATTCAAACGAACCGTGGACTGGGGAGTAAACCACGGCATTACCACAGCTACCTACCATATTCTGACGCCCTATCCCGGCACGGCATTGTACCGGAGTATGGATGCCGAGGGCCGCATTCTCACCCATGACTGGGATCGTTACGACACGCGGCAGGTTGTTTATCAAACCAAAATACTACGTGCAGAGGAACTGGAAGCAGGATACTGGTGGGCTTACGAAAATTTTTACAGTTGGAAAAACATTGCGAAGTCCAGCCTGCACCACGATACGGTAAAGCACATAGCCAAGCATTTCCTGTATACCGGGGGCTGGAAAAAGTTTGAGCCGCTCTGGAATTTTATCATCAAAACCGGCGGTCTGAACACCATGCTGCCACTGCTGGAATCCATTTTGTCCAAAGTAAAATCCCGGGAAAACGGCAGCATAGTCCCGCCAGTTCCGGAAAACACGCTGGCCGGGCTGGTTGATTCATGA
- a CDS encoding RNA polymerase sigma factor, which translates to MTSEAELVSGCLLHDRVAQRQLYDRYKKAMYTLAYRITGDFDAANDVIQDAFLEVFRHLDQFRGESTLGAWIRQIVVRKSTKKKKVVLWQNVDDYPEESIDWGDHDINAAHLETAILSLPDGFRTIFVLAEVEGYTHREIAVMLNISEGTSKSQLFHAKRKLRGMLTSYGYGHGKK; encoded by the coding sequence ATGACATCAGAGGCGGAACTGGTATCGGGTTGCCTGTTGCACGACCGGGTTGCACAGCGGCAACTGTATGACCGGTATAAAAAAGCAATGTATACGCTAGCCTACCGCATTACGGGCGACTTTGATGCTGCCAATGATGTGATCCAGGATGCATTCCTGGAAGTGTTCCGCCACCTCGATCAGTTTCGCGGTGAATCGACACTCGGTGCCTGGATCCGGCAGATCGTGGTGCGTAAATCGACCAAAAAGAAAAAGGTGGTTTTGTGGCAGAATGTGGATGATTATCCGGAAGAAAGCATTGACTGGGGCGATCACGATATCAATGCAGCCCATCTTGAAACCGCGATCTTGTCGCTGCCCGATGGTTTCCGCACCATTTTCGTGCTGGCCGAAGTGGAGGGATACACGCACCGCGAAATCGCAGTAATGCTGAATATTTCCGAAGGAACCTCCAAATCACAATTGTTTCATGCCAAAAGAAAGCTCCGGGGCATGCTCACCTCATACGGATACGGACATGGAAAAAAATAA
- a CDS encoding pentapeptide repeat-containing protein, which produces MIRKIAARHEHTLIENKDFGSSDLEASYEYVEFRNCSFLKLAGTDFMECVFHSCNLSNAMVRNCKIQNVRFNDCKLVGINFNDTKTFGFSVAFENCNLDYASFDNRKMNQSTFVNCKMHGVNFSNADLSKCTIERCDLDAAIFSYTNLSGLDFTTNYNFSIDPEINTLKKTKFTVHSLPGLLTKYNLDIQY; this is translated from the coding sequence ATGATACGGAAAATAGCCGCCCGGCATGAGCACACGCTCATTGAGAATAAAGACTTTGGCAGCAGCGACCTGGAAGCCAGCTACGAATATGTGGAATTCAGAAATTGTTCCTTTCTGAAATTAGCCGGAACCGACTTCATGGAGTGCGTTTTTCATTCCTGTAACCTGAGCAACGCCATGGTCAGAAACTGTAAGATACAGAACGTCAGGTTCAATGATTGCAAGCTCGTCGGTATCAATTTCAATGACACCAAGACATTCGGTTTCTCGGTTGCATTTGAAAACTGCAACCTGGATTATGCCAGTTTTGACAATCGGAAAATGAACCAGAGCACATTTGTGAATTGTAAAATGCACGGGGTCAACTTTTCCAATGCAGATTTGTCCAAATGTACCATAGAGCGCTGCGACCTGGATGCGGCGATATTTTCGTATACCAACCTTAGCGGACTGGACTTCACTACGAATTACAACTTCTCTATCGATCCTGAAATCAATACACTCAAAAAGACGAAGTTTACCGTACACAGCCTGCCCGGCTTGCTGACGAAGTACAATCTTGATATTCAGTACTGA
- a CDS encoding CBM96 family carbohydrate-binding protein, with product MKKLLLLSSLLIINLYTSLSIWAQPAVQWDKTLGGKDDDYLMSANPTSDGGFILGGRSGNNSSKTGERSEAGRGNTNYWIIKLAADGSKEWDKTYGGNYIDILSVVRQTPDGGYILGGYSYSDASGDKTQGNGGQSIPGERQADFWIIKISASGAKQWDRTILRRGDEQLSDIRRTSEGGYLAWGSNYFVKLSASGVQEWERANTSSIGSDRAGKIEMPDGGFTMANVVPGGFSITKLNAAGVQQWTKTYKSTGTGTVTSSPVLRVLADGYLLGGSSDYGKGGDKSEAGRGGRDYWILKIASDGRKVWDKRFGGPENDELKAIEPTADGGYMLTGVSNSNIGGDKSEKAQGIQDAWIVKISASGTKQWERTLGGKKYQLYDIYRGTSQLRLNRQNPDGSYVLTGSSTGLASSTKTGDALGSWIIKLTSAGTKVWDKVTGGYDNSSILSTADGGYLFAGSSSSQPGAIKTESSRGGLDYWIIKHAAEAATKTFTLPSQSLSFTYKPGVTTPPQTLAVKTSGTKPALRFFKSANSPWLTVQQNTDGNLTFRADGTGLAAGIYEVLVTLFAPDYSRVVLPVKLVVTSQEAANTTLRINAGGGAFAASGGRQFVADQYYSGIDRTSPVSSGDILRTTDDELYQTGRCSPSFSYKIPVPNGNISVILHFAETWFGVPGRGAGGAGSRRFHVNMEGIRKLTDYDIFAAAGGAMKAVMRTVPVMVTDGVLNIDFLTGSADLPKVSAIEVLVTSAILPVVADAYIYENEPFKNYGSQPSLEVKNVEKSYVQRRSAFLKFPIGTVGEVGSAKLRIYGHNQEDTKVVSLHVYGVDDDSWLEDRITKEIAPEASTPSLGFAGVDHVYRYYEIDVTSYVKSQQQTGDALVSFLLHDPNYRNTRLVFNSRESGSNPPQLVIRTTQQMNALARSGEEPVEAVLEEDTEKGAERSAVFPNPVTSRFTVHVSSGHSDDISFEMVSLSGISRKLVASESVKPGHDTQLDISNLGLRGGVYMLKIQSGSATEVLKLMMAEGSQP from the coding sequence ATGAAGAAACTTCTCCTACTCAGTTCCTTACTGATCATCAATTTGTACACATCCCTGAGCATTTGGGCGCAGCCGGCAGTCCAGTGGGACAAGACCCTGGGCGGAAAAGACGATGATTACCTGATGTCTGCCAATCCAACCTCCGATGGGGGATTCATTCTCGGAGGACGATCCGGAAACAATTCCAGCAAAACCGGGGAGCGATCCGAAGCAGGCCGCGGAAATACCAATTACTGGATCATCAAGCTGGCTGCCGATGGTTCCAAAGAATGGGACAAAACATACGGCGGAAATTATATCGATATCCTTTCGGTGGTAAGGCAAACCCCGGATGGGGGATATATCCTGGGCGGTTACTCTTATTCGGACGCCAGCGGGGACAAAACCCAGGGAAATGGTGGCCAGAGCATTCCCGGCGAACGTCAGGCTGATTTCTGGATCATCAAAATATCTGCCAGCGGAGCAAAGCAATGGGACAGAACGATCCTGAGGCGGGGGGATGAGCAGCTCAGTGACATCAGGCGGACTTCCGAAGGTGGCTACCTGGCTTGGGGAAGTAATTATTTCGTCAAACTGTCAGCCAGCGGGGTGCAGGAGTGGGAGCGCGCAAATACTTCATCGATCGGCAGCGACCGGGCAGGTAAGATCGAAATGCCAGACGGCGGGTTTACCATGGCTAATGTTGTCCCGGGCGGGTTCAGTATCACCAAATTGAATGCAGCCGGTGTGCAGCAATGGACGAAAACGTATAAAAGCACCGGCACAGGTACGGTAACTTCATCTCCGGTACTCAGGGTACTGGCAGACGGATACCTGCTCGGAGGATCATCCGATTACGGAAAGGGTGGAGACAAATCCGAAGCCGGGCGCGGGGGCCGTGATTACTGGATACTGAAAATTGCTTCCGACGGCCGCAAAGTCTGGGACAAACGTTTCGGCGGTCCGGAGAATGACGAGCTGAAAGCCATTGAGCCCACAGCCGATGGCGGGTACATGCTGACAGGTGTTTCCAACTCGAACATCGGCGGCGACAAGTCTGAAAAAGCCCAGGGCATTCAGGATGCATGGATCGTAAAAATCAGTGCATCCGGAACAAAACAATGGGAGCGGACCCTGGGTGGGAAAAAATACCAGCTGTACGACATATACCGGGGTACAAGCCAGTTACGGCTCAACAGACAAAATCCGGATGGAAGCTATGTGCTGACAGGATCATCCACCGGGCTTGCCAGCAGTACCAAGACAGGCGATGCATTGGGTAGCTGGATCATAAAACTGACATCGGCAGGCACCAAAGTTTGGGATAAGGTAACCGGCGGGTATGACAACAGCAGCATACTGAGCACCGCGGACGGAGGTTACCTGTTTGCAGGATCATCATCATCGCAGCCGGGTGCGATCAAAACCGAAAGTTCAAGGGGCGGGCTGGACTACTGGATCATCAAACATGCAGCGGAAGCAGCCACCAAAACGTTTACACTTCCCAGTCAGTCGCTTTCTTTTACATACAAACCCGGTGTCACTACGCCTCCGCAAACCCTGGCCGTGAAGACCAGCGGAACTAAGCCGGCACTGCGTTTTTTCAAATCAGCAAACAGCCCCTGGCTGACCGTACAGCAGAACACAGACGGTAACCTGACTTTCCGGGCTGATGGGACTGGCCTTGCTGCTGGCATTTACGAGGTGCTTGTGACGCTTTTTGCACCTGATTACAGCCGGGTGGTACTTCCCGTAAAGCTGGTGGTAACCAGCCAGGAGGCAGCCAATACAACACTCCGGATCAATGCAGGAGGCGGAGCTTTTGCTGCATCCGGCGGCAGGCAGTTTGTGGCTGATCAGTATTATTCGGGCATTGACCGTACCAGCCCGGTAAGCAGCGGCGATATTCTCAGGACGACGGACGACGAGCTTTATCAGACAGGCCGGTGCTCTCCTTCATTCAGCTATAAGATCCCTGTCCCGAACGGTAATATCAGCGTGATCCTGCATTTTGCCGAAACCTGGTTTGGTGTGCCGGGCCGGGGCGCGGGCGGCGCAGGCAGCAGGCGGTTTCATGTAAACATGGAAGGTATCCGCAAACTGACCGACTATGACATCTTTGCAGCAGCAGGCGGCGCTATGAAAGCCGTCATGCGGACGGTCCCTGTGATGGTAACAGACGGTGTGCTCAACATTGATTTTCTGACCGGCTCTGCAGATCTGCCCAAAGTGTCGGCCATTGAAGTACTGGTGACCAGTGCCATACTACCTGTGGTTGCCGATGCCTACATTTATGAAAATGAGCCTTTCAAAAACTATGGAAGCCAGCCTTCGCTTGAAGTCAAGAATGTGGAAAAAAGCTATGTGCAAAGACGGTCTGCATTTCTGAAATTCCCCATAGGGACAGTGGGTGAGGTAGGGTCGGCCAAACTGCGGATTTATGGTCATAACCAGGAAGATACGAAGGTGGTGAGCCTGCACGTGTACGGGGTAGACGACGACAGCTGGCTGGAAGACCGTATTACAAAGGAAATTGCCCCGGAAGCATCTACGCCTTCGCTGGGCTTTGCAGGCGTGGATCATGTTTACAGGTACTATGAAATAGATGTGACAAGCTATGTGAAATCCCAGCAGCAAACCGGCGACGCGCTGGTAAGCTTTTTACTGCACGATCCCAATTACCGGAATACCAGGCTTGTTTTCAACAGCCGGGAAAGCGGCTCCAATCCGCCGCAGCTGGTGATCCGGACCACGCAGCAGATGAATGCGCTCGCCAGGAGCGGGGAAGAGCCGGTGGAAGCTGTGCTGGAAGAAGATACGGAGAAAGGGGCAGAGCGCTCGGCGGTTTTCCCAAATCCGGTTACATCCCGGTTTACCGTACACGTATCCTCCGGACATAGTGATGATATTTCCTTTGAAATGGTAAGCCTGTCGGGTATCAGCCGTAAACTCGTCGCCTCAGAATCTGTAAAACCGGGGCATGATACCCAGCTTGATATTTCAAATCTTGGTCTGCGTGGCGGTGTGTACATGCTGAAAATACAGTCGGGCTCAGCAACGGAAGTATTAAAGCTGATGATGGCAGAAGGCAGTCAGCCCTGA
- a CDS encoding MFS transporter: MKIAALSAFESRNYRLYFAGQTISLLGTWMQKTAVSWVVYSLTHSKFMLGVSIFATLFPSAMLTPLGGVVSDRYNRYRVLLVTQVLSMVQALALTLVVYFKDYAIWEIIALSVMLGLINAFDVPARQSLVYELVDDKKNLPNALALNSSMVNLSKLLGPAIAGVAIERFGEVVCFGANTFSFIAVISSLLLIRLPRFTPVKHTKNILSELAEGLVYIRQTPEIRYIIIMLALVSLLLLPFTSLMPIYAKDIFRGTASTFGLLDSAIGFGALGGAIFLATLPPGTNLSRILAVNTFVFGTGLILFSYTSLYALALVFIAIGAFGMMSQTTISNTLIQTLVVPAMRGRVISIFVMAYSGGVPIGSLVVSYVSQHIGVQATVLAQGILALLIGMLHVRYLRKNKPNRRVATTRNLNEEIPQV, from the coding sequence ATGAAGATTGCCGCATTAAGTGCTTTTGAAAGCCGTAATTACAGGTTATACTTTGCAGGACAGACGATTTCGCTTTTAGGTACCTGGATGCAGAAAACTGCGGTCAGCTGGGTAGTTTACTCACTGACCCACTCCAAGTTCATGCTTGGTGTGAGCATCTTTGCTACCCTTTTTCCGTCTGCAATGCTTACCCCGCTCGGGGGAGTCGTATCGGACCGTTACAACCGGTACCGGGTGTTGCTCGTCACGCAGGTACTGTCCATGGTACAGGCGCTGGCATTGACGCTGGTGGTTTATTTCAAGGATTATGCGATATGGGAAATTATTGCGCTGAGTGTAATGCTGGGCCTGATCAATGCATTTGATGTACCGGCCCGTCAGTCGCTGGTATACGAGCTGGTGGATGATAAAAAGAACCTTCCCAATGCCCTGGCGCTGAATTCATCCATGGTCAACCTTTCCAAGCTGCTCGGTCCGGCTATTGCCGGCGTGGCCATTGAGCGGTTTGGTGAGGTGGTTTGTTTTGGCGCCAATACTTTCAGCTTTATTGCGGTAATCAGTTCCCTGCTGCTGATCAGGCTGCCCAGGTTTACGCCGGTAAAGCATACCAAAAACATCCTCAGCGAACTTGCCGAAGGACTGGTTTACATCAGGCAGACCCCCGAGATCCGGTACATCATTATCATGCTGGCACTGGTGAGCCTGCTGCTGCTTCCTTTCACCAGCCTGATGCCGATTTACGCAAAAGATATTTTCCGGGGTACAGCTTCCACATTCGGTCTGCTCGACAGCGCTATTGGTTTTGGTGCATTGGGCGGAGCAATTTTTCTGGCGACATTGCCACCCGGCACCAACCTCAGCAGGATACTTGCCGTTAATACATTTGTTTTCGGCACGGGGCTGATTCTTTTTTCATACACCAGCCTGTATGCCCTGGCGCTGGTGTTCATTGCCATCGGTGCATTCGGGATGATGTCGCAAACTACCATCAGCAACACGCTGATACAAACCCTGGTAGTGCCGGCCATGCGCGGGCGGGTGATCAGCATTTTTGTGATGGCTTACTCAGGAGGTGTACCCATCGGGAGCCTGGTGGTCAGCTATGTTTCCCAGCATATCGGTGTACAGGCTACGGTATTGGCACAAGGTATACTGGCATTGCTCATCGGTATGCTGCACGTGCGCTACCTCCGGAAGAACAAACCCAACCGCCGGGTGGCCACGACCCGCAATCTGAATGAGGAAATCCCCCAGGTGTAG
- a CDS encoding response regulator, whose protein sequence is MQDEPIYYIGGDEEDQHQVTRALAEIGIPNKLVHFEDGPQLMDHMRTTHTKPFLILCDLRLPGMSGLELREEINNDRKLRSMSIPFIFLSESVPPRDVERAYLSLVQGFYQKPSDYDELKEQLQIICQYWARAIRP, encoded by the coding sequence ATGCAGGACGAACCTATTTATTACATAGGAGGCGATGAGGAAGACCAGCATCAGGTAACCCGTGCGCTTGCGGAAATTGGTATTCCCAACAAACTCGTCCACTTTGAAGATGGTCCGCAGCTAATGGACCACATGCGCACAACACACACGAAGCCTTTTCTGATTCTTTGCGACCTCCGGCTGCCCGGCATGTCGGGATTGGAGCTCCGGGAGGAGATCAACAACGACAGGAAGTTGAGAAGCATGTCGATCCCGTTTATTTTCCTGTCAGAGTCCGTGCCGCCGCGGGACGTTGAGCGGGCCTATCTTTCACTTGTGCAGGGATTTTACCAAAAGCCATCCGATTACGACGAGCTCAAAGAGCAGCTGCAGATCATCTGCCAATACTGGGCAAGAGCCATACGGCCGTAG
- a CDS encoding right-handed parallel beta-helix repeat-containing protein, giving the protein MKNHLQNLAFTVLMIISIAACKNAGIETVSPAADGTENSGLRVAAGTTYYVDNANGSDSRSGTSQGNAWKSVSKVNSVVFQPGDRILFVAGGSWTRQLHPQGSGTSGNPISIGSYGSGKKPRINGAGVTNGAVYFYNQQYWEINDLEVTNFDPAEVNGQSLETWESNNTTKYANAARPKQVVNRAALKIGILIAAQDAGEIHHIYLNNLEVHGVNGYINQADENSKYNGGMCFRITGTATPTWFNDILVNNCSIHDVDRTGLWSESTWADRTLTVNTNWKPSLNVVFKNNTFSNTGANAMIIRVADGPLMEHNVFDHCVIKASGNAAFNFNTDNAVWQFNESRYTKANVDDDDAGGIDSDYKTKNTIIQYNYIHDNDYGILITGGPGRFNDNTIIRYNLFIKDGKYSHPVDGKFMLKLSGNATNTSIYNNVVDIGPSQTNTKMVRFHDWAGWPSNTNFYNNIFDNSGTGTTYSFGGSTGNVFDYNSFYKNQAAGQPVQVHPIAGDIRFVNAGIPDPNGFKLKAGSAGLLSGKVISGNGGKDYFGDTVSASSAPNIGAYNGPGL; this is encoded by the coding sequence ATGAAAAATCATTTACAAAACCTTGCCTTTACGGTACTGATGATAATCAGCATTGCAGCCTGTAAGAATGCCGGCATCGAAACCGTATCTCCGGCCGCAGACGGTACAGAAAATTCAGGTTTGCGTGTAGCCGCAGGCACGACGTACTATGTGGATAATGCCAATGGAAGTGACAGCCGGAGCGGTACATCCCAGGGTAATGCATGGAAAAGTGTTTCAAAGGTAAATTCGGTTGTGTTTCAGCCGGGTGACCGCATTTTATTTGTTGCAGGCGGCAGCTGGACCAGGCAGCTGCATCCGCAGGGTTCGGGTACCAGCGGAAATCCGATCAGCATTGGCAGCTACGGATCGGGCAAAAAACCCCGGATCAATGGCGCGGGTGTTACAAACGGTGCTGTCTATTTCTATAACCAGCAATACTGGGAAATTAACGATCTCGAAGTAACCAATTTTGATCCGGCAGAGGTAAATGGGCAGAGCCTGGAAACCTGGGAGTCAAATAATACAACCAAATACGCCAATGCAGCCCGGCCGAAGCAGGTAGTCAATCGTGCGGCATTGAAAATAGGTATTCTGATTGCGGCACAGGATGCGGGCGAGATCCACCACATTTACCTCAATAACCTCGAAGTTCACGGCGTGAACGGATACATCAATCAGGCCGATGAAAACAGCAAGTATAACGGTGGCATGTGCTTCCGCATCACCGGCACTGCCACCCCGACCTGGTTCAATGACATACTCGTAAATAATTGCAGCATCCATGACGTGGACAGGACCGGATTATGGTCGGAGTCGACCTGGGCCGACCGGACGCTGACCGTAAACACCAACTGGAAACCTTCACTCAATGTGGTTTTTAAAAACAACACGTTCAGCAACACAGGTGCGAATGCCATGATCATTCGTGTTGCAGACGGGCCTTTGATGGAGCATAACGTGTTTGATCATTGCGTGATCAAGGCATCAGGGAATGCAGCATTTAATTTCAATACCGACAATGCAGTATGGCAGTTTAATGAGTCGCGCTATACCAAGGCAAATGTGGATGATGACGATGCGGGTGGGATTGATTCGGACTATAAAACTAAAAATACCATTATCCAGTACAATTATATACACGACAATGATTACGGAATCCTGATTACGGGCGGTCCGGGGAGATTCAATGATAATACCATTATCAGGTATAATCTGTTTATCAAAGATGGCAAATACAGCCACCCCGTTGATGGTAAATTCATGCTGAAATTGTCGGGCAATGCTACCAATACGTCGATCTACAATAATGTCGTGGATATTGGTCCGAGCCAGACAAATACAAAGATGGTTCGTTTCCACGACTGGGCCGGCTGGCCGTCTAATACGAATTTTTACAATAACATTTTTGACAACAGCGGTACCGGCACCACTTACAGTTTCGGCGGAAGTACCGGTAATGTTTTTGACTACAATTCTTTTTACAAAAACCAGGCAGCAGGCCAGCCCGTGCAGGTACATCCTATTGCAGGAGATATCAGGTTCGTCAATGCGGGAATACCGGATCCAAACGGCTTCAAACTGAAAGCAGGATCGGCCGGCTTATTGAGCGGGAAAGTAATTTCGGGCAATGGAGGCAAGGATTATTTTGGGGATACGGTATCCGCTTCGTCGGCTCCGAATATCGGCGCATATAACGGGCCGGGTTTGTAA
- a CDS encoding ribosomal maturation YjgA family protein — MRNHFSSPVFFRSRLVYGSLTIAIMLAGFLSRRLLGQYSFVRLYVGDVLWAMMVFFGLAFIFRRWLVRRVAAAALLFSVCIELSQLYHAPWIDAIRRMPLGGLVLGFTFVWSDLLCYSLGIVLGALAELFLMDASGKVK; from the coding sequence ATGCGCAACCATTTTTCTTCACCTGTTTTTTTCCGGAGCCGGCTGGTTTACGGATCTCTCACGATTGCCATCATGCTGGCTGGTTTTTTGTCGCGGCGGTTGTTGGGGCAGTATTCATTTGTCAGGCTTTACGTGGGCGATGTACTGTGGGCCATGATGGTGTTTTTCGGATTGGCCTTCATTTTTCGGCGATGGCTGGTGCGAAGGGTAGCCGCCGCTGCATTGTTGTTTTCGGTATGCATCGAGCTCAGTCAGCTGTACCATGCGCCCTGGATTGATGCTATCAGAAGAATGCCACTGGGCGGCCTGGTACTGGGTTTTACATTCGTCTGGAGCGACTTACTTTGTTATAGTCTGGGCATTGTACTCGGTGCGCTTGCCGAACTATTTTTGATGGATGCTTCCGGAAAAGTGAAGTAA